The DNA window ATAAGTTTCATTTTTGCAAGTAAACTATAAGTTGAAGTATTGCTGaacgtattttttttttttctttcttcacaaaatttacatatatcttttatatcattatgaACATGgtcataaaattttgataaatcgACATCATTAATTTCGATAGCATTTTCAACCCCCAATTTGGTTTTTTCAATATGTAATGGGGCACCATATCTATCttgatatatttcatttaaattatcatcactacttaaaattatagaaTTTGTATCaatcataaaatttaaaatatatcttaattcggtatatatatttaatttttcacatTCATCGCATATATCAAGAcacaaattaaatattttggttgataaatatattggaTATGGGTACTGGTTTTCTTCTACATGttgacaaaaatataataaaaataaaagataaatacAACCAGCTTGAAAATCTAtgatatttgttttaaatttttcataatatttgttttcattattactaatattatctttatggtcttctttttttggaaagcttttttcaaatacatttttccATGCACACCATAATATTCCCCACacacaaaaattattttcatatctCGATTTTGAcaatattaaagaaaattttgtttCTCTAAATATCGAGCTAAATAACGataaatacttttttttttttttttctttttctattttacTAATTTTATCCAtccataaatttaatataaattctatatcttcaatattatatttgtatctCCCCGGTAATGCAACAGGTACATAATATTCCCCACATATGTCACCAATTCTTTGAACATATTTTTCGTCATTTACAAAGTTTACTGTATACATTGttcttttcttcttttattaGGCTTATAAAATAGGGACATAGTATATAGTTGGCTAgctgtatttttttctccttgctttctataaaaatgttttcaatattttgaagctaaaaaatgattttaacacattttattatcgAATTTGGGAAATTCTCAACCTTTCCAAACTCAataagtatttttttaaaattcaaaattatataacttCACATGATTTCAATAGAATATATTCGTAATCCTTTCAAGGAAAGTTAACCCCGCTTTTTCCCCTCGTTTAAAATGTTCTCTTTATAAAagtacatatttatattaaactttactttttcttccctttttttcttttaaatttaattccTCTTcgaatatacaaattttccgtattttttaatacaaaaaagtgTCACACAACTGGTTAGCGAAAATTGGCAATATTCCTTAgcttataataaaaaaaaatagctagttgttaaaaaatgttaataaaaatttaactttttattaatatttttctgaacaattcatattttatgctatatttttatgttatatttttttttatgattttttaatatgtgtatgtattaattttttggtTCGTCGTTAGTCTATTACCTCTTAAATTTTGTGCTACGTTtcggaaaaaaaaaaataccaCACCATAAAAATTCGATCCGTATTTgggaattatatatatgatgaatttttttgatgagattaaaaaaactttaTGAAGGAATAATGGCATCacaagaaataataatccaacatataaataaaataaataaaaaatagggAATACCAGGAAGCCAAAGGAACAAAAGAAAGagaaaaacatattaaataatagtatAATAGAAAATCAGTATTCTATATTACATATgtagataaaataattagaTTTATCatgaatatgaatatatatacatagcATTTGATGATAAGTAGGATATTAATTAACCATTTTATGGTTAATAACGAAGCTGTAAGTATCCTAACAGTCCCtgatcatttttaataatataactttggtcttttaatttttaaacctttatattgttttatatttgctaaataacaaatattGCTCATGCCGATAAtgattaattatttttttttaataactgtaatatatttcatttgtgGGTAGAGCTATATTATGGCTTTCtaataatttgataatatttatatttttttgtaccaattttgtaaaatattcgattttttttgaaaaaaataaatatctatttataattaaatgtatacatatatttatcaaatgGTTGAAGCAAAATTTTCTGAACAATGGACACAAAAATAATCGGTTTGGAACAGGTGTATCCTGATGAATACACGCGAGATGTCGTTTTAATATCTATGTATtgttttgaaataaaaaaagatatagcAAAGGattgtttaaatattatgaagaATTATATCAATAGTCagctatataataattataaccATTTAAAACGATGTAAAAAAACACAAGATCATGTAGAAATACTTATTGGTCTTTCTAAAGACCTTCctgaaaatttattaaatgaattaaaaaaagtaaataacGGAGaagatattaaaataaaaaaaataaatgtatcaaaatatgaaccattaaataaaaaacaatattccGAATGGTCATCTTATTGGCCTACTTATTATAGAAGACCAACAGATGAAtcatcaaatattttaacgAAACAACAAATAgaaaatcatataaaatttttaaatatttcaataaatataggTAATAAATTTGGAACATGCCAAAGTGGTTGTGTGCTAActtttaatgataaaattattgcTTGTTCAggtgataatataaaaaatcatcCACTACACCATTCGGTTATGCTAGCTATTGAAGAAGTAGCATTTAATTTACGGAACATATGGAGATTTaaaaagaacaaaaaaatgaaaaattgcGAAAATGCCACATCCAATTTAAATGACAATCAATTCTCTTCccataaaaatgatagCCATCTCGACAATTCAtttgacaaaaaaaatgatcaCCAAAATGCTGATAATAGCGAACTGTGtgcaataaatatagatagAGATGAAAAAGAGGAGGAAAGGAATAGCAAGAATGATGATACTTTGGAAAATTGTATTAGCAATAGTGTAATAAGCTCAGACCAATATCTTTgtacaaattattatgcatatttaacCCATGAGCCTTGTTTTATGTGTGCAATGGCTATGGTACATTCACGAGTTAAGTGTGTTATATTTGACAAAgttaataaacaaaatggtGCTCTATTTAGTAAGGGGAAATTACATTGTTTGAAAAGTCTTAATCACCATTttaaagtatataaaaCGGTTAGGGAAAAATGCTAATGCATTcctttaaaaatgatttcaAACAAGTTTAACAATTTAAAGTAGTCATACATAGGTGCCCACTATATATAGAAAGAGAGAGAGAGCAAACTGAGTCTATACcgacatttttttaatttttttaacctttttaatttttttaacttttttaatttgccCCAATAATTACATTCCCATTATATtacaataaaattgtaatcACAATCATTAATGTCTCTTTTTTTGCTTTATGAATAtgcacaatttttttttaatttttttttttaatatatataaacagtGAATGCACaatatttgttttgataatttttttatcacacCATAGTTGATttattaaacatatttttttaaaatagtataataacataaattataattttgtttactaaaaattagttaaaaaattattttatttattatgttttttccAACTAATATATAGTTTTTCTAAAATAGCTAGATTagcatttaaatttttataaaaaaatagctacaCAACAGATAGTGGTGAAAAAGTTTGAACTTatgaatatgcatatacttatttatatatgtaagtACGATTTAACCATTTTGTAAAACCTCCACACGAATACAATATATCTAATAtgaatttcaaaaaataatattttgatattcCCAACCATATTAATGATTTAAGCCCAAAATGAGGTATAGGCTTTTTCCCCCTTTAACATTCTTAAGTTATTTGAAAAAGCTGCACGTATACTATTCTCCAGCACGAATTGACAAAGCGGATGTCGCCAGGTAATTTCTATATTCCtctaaaattataaaaatgcaacAAACACTCCTAATAATAGCCAAAATAGaatgaattatattttagtaATACCCACACATATCtcatcataaaaaatgtacatataaattttatactttttagGAGACTAATTATATTTGCTTCAtctcaaaaaattaaacagAGATATCCTATGCTAACTGTTACATGGGAGTTGCTAGCGTACGTATTATATGTGTACATGCTATTCTCGATTTGCACACacatgtatgtatatatatatacatatgtaatacccttaaattattttaatatatttttttacacctTTTTCATTATGCTATTCAATAAAGTTATGAAAACCCGCCTATGATTGAAGTCGAATATTTGAATGGGGAGAAAGAAAAGTTtgcacaaaaaaaaaaaataattttataaacataaataaatttacattattacagtatatttaatattattttgtcttttaatttttttcatataatttatttgttccTATTTTCCTTAACCCCatagaataaatatagaatatttCAGTGATCGccaaaaaaaggaaatcgTTGacaaatggaaatatacAGGTAAAGAATTTTTCAACTTTTTTCTCAACCGTTTTCTCAACCTTTTTTCCAACCCTTTTTCCAACTTATTTCACtttcttatttttcaaaGCATCATTGGAGCCCTTCCCTGAAGTCCTAGCACCAACCATTGAAAAACCCCAAAATTctttttagtttttttttatttcaactTTTTACAAccttttatatgtatacccATAATTTGATAACTCATGTGTTAgcaaactttttttaattgttcaccctaatttttaaataagcaatatattttttatgtaaattgtttaaaattataaaatcgaaaaaaacaCCATGTATAACACCATTTAT is part of the Plasmodium chabaudi chabaudi strain AS genome assembly, chromosome: 6 genome and encodes:
- a CDS encoding cytidine deaminase, putative, yielding MDTKIIGLEQVYPDEYTRDVVLISMYCFEIKKDIAKDCLNIMKNYINSQLYNNYNHLKRCKKTQDHVEILIGLSKDLPENLLNELKKVNNGEDIKIKKINVSKYEPLNKKQYSEWSSYWPTYYRRPTDESSNILTKQQIENHIKFLNISINIGNKFGTCQSGCVLTFNDKIIACSGDNIKNHPLHHSVMLAIEEVAFNLRNIWRFKKNKKMKNCENATSNLNDNQFSSHKNDSHLDNSFDKKNDHQNADNSELCAINIDRDEKEEERNSKNDDTLENCISNSVISSDQYLCTNYYAYLTHEPCFMCAMAMVHSRVKCVIFDKVNKQNGALFSKGKLHCLKSLNHHFKVYKTVREKC